In the Sorghum bicolor cultivar BTx623 chromosome 4, Sorghum_bicolor_NCBIv3, whole genome shotgun sequence genome, GCAGTCGTCCGCGGCCTTTATCAGGTCGCCGCGCAccgcgccgtcgccgtcgccggcgagctCGATGAGCGGGCCGACGGGGATGAGCTCCGGCGGGCGGGGAGTCACCCCCGGGAGCGCCGCGGCGACGTCGCGCTCGAGCTCCGTGAAGGAGTTGACGAGCACCCACGACGCGCGTCCGATGGCGCGGAACTGCGCGATGATCGCGTCCACCAGCAGCTTGTACGGGTTGGACGGCAGCAGGAACGACGGCACGTCGGCGACGGACATCTCGGGGAGACCCGGCAGCGTGAACCGCGCGTCGGGGTCGTCCTCGCGCGGGAACTCGACAAGGCCGTGCACGTGGTGGTAGTAGAGGGAGAACACCGCGCACGACTGCACCCACAGCACCGCCGACGGGATCCCGGCGTCGGCGGCCACGTCGGCCGCCCACGGCATGAACGGGTTCACCACCACGCACGCCACGGGCCTGCGCTCCGCCGCCTGCCGCGCCAGCAGCTTCGCGAACGCCGGCGGTCCTTCCCTGGCGAGGTGCCGCATGAGGTCGTCCAGGTCAGGGCCGGGGTCCTCGTCGTCGAGGAACTCGAACCGGACGCGGCCACGGCCCACGGccacgccgtcgccgccggccgACACGCCCGCCGACGCGGCCAGCTTCGCGCCGACGGTGGAGACCGAGGAGAAGGTCACCAGGAGACCTTTCGCCGCGATGCGCTTCGCCAGGCGGAGCATCGGGTTCACGTGGCCTTGGCCAGGGAAGCAGATCAGGAGCAGGTGCGGCGGGGCGCCGCCGGTTCCTGTCGCTGCCGCTGCTGCCACGGTGGGCGCGGCCGCTGCTTCCTCGCCCATGGATCGGACTCGGACCTCTGCTGCCACGTCTTCGTCGGGCCTCCCCCTGATCGAGCTGGCCGGCAAAGTGCAGCGGTGCACCCGTGAATCACCTTCGGGGCGGCTTGACGAGGACCGATCTATATGCCTGCTGGGTCTTTAGCAGCGTGGAGAATACAAAGCCACCAGTGCACATGTACATTTATTTATATGGAGTACTTACGAGGGAGAGAGGAAATTTGGTTCGGGCAACGATGACGTCGGGCGTGACCATGTCACACGCATAGATACATGACATGAAAATATATGACGCCGGCGTTGGATAGATAGCTTGTGGCGTGTCGCGAAGCACGGCAGAGGGATCGAAGTTCGCCAGGCCCCCCTTTCCGTTTGGCGACAACGCAGATACGCTACCACAAGACAGCCAAATTCGGTTGTCGTACTTCTCTCAGGCTCAGCTCGGATTTGTCACACACAAACACGAATCATCCGACAGCACAATTTAATTTAGGTTGGCGCGTATGATTGTTGTGCAGTTAAGATCTACTCGTACTACCAATTTAAGTTGagtacaaaggccttgttt is a window encoding:
- the LOC8077655 gene encoding putative UDP-glucose glucosyltransferase, with the translated sequence MGEEAAAAPTVAAAAATGTGGAPPHLLLICFPGQGHVNPMLRLAKRIAAKGLLVTFSSVSTVGAKLAASAGVSAGGDGVAVGRGRVRFEFLDDEDPGPDLDDLMRHLAREGPPAFAKLLARQAAERRPVACVVVNPFMPWAADVAADAGIPSAVLWVQSCAVFSLYYHHVHGLVEFPREDDPDARFTLPGLPEMSVADVPSFLLPSNPYKLLVDAIIAQFRAIGRASWVLVNSFTELERDVAAALPGVTPRPPELIPVGPLIELAGDGDGAVRGDLIKAADDCVEWLDAQPPRSVVYASVGSVVLLNAEEVGEMAHGLAATGRPFLWVVRPDTREHLPEGFLDAVAGRGTVVPWSPQDRVLAHPSTACFLTHCGWNSTLETIAAGVPVVAFPQWGDQCTDAKFLVEELRMGVRLRGSPLRRDAVREAVEAAVAGAEADAMLASARRWSAAAREAVAPGGSSDKHVQAFVDEVARRACGVQAAKVVPPPPPSSETPDS